The Rosa chinensis cultivar Old Blush chromosome 7, RchiOBHm-V2, whole genome shotgun sequence DNA segment GGCCTAATTGACAGCCCTACAGTCGTTTTGTTTTGGTGCATGATTTCATTTGAGCTGGGTGATGGATAGAACGAAGCCCAATCCAAGTATAGACTAAGCCCAGCCCAATTACACACTGAACCCCCTTATTTCTTGTTGGAAAAGAAGCATAGAGTGGTAGAAGTCTGAGAGAAGCAAAAGGAAAAGCGAAAGCAAAACCAGAGAGAGAGGCGAAGGTCGAAGAAGACGAGAATGGATGCGAAGCTAAACGAGCTGACTCAGAACTTCGGGCGTTTCAAAGCGGCGTTGATCCGTAATGATTTCGATACAGCTGCCAACCTCTTATCGGATCTGAAGGTACCTACCGATTTTTCAAAACCCTAACTTTGTTTCCTCAATTTGGGATTCTAAGCTGGTTCTGGACATGTTTTGTTTTGATAGCTAGTAGCTGTGTTCTTCTATGCTTAGTGCTAAATTAGATGATCAATCTTGTGAATTGCAGCTATTCGATTAGGTTTTTGGGTCAATTGGAGTCTGTAGTTAAGTTTGCAGTGCTTGGGGGGTTAGTAGAGAGCCCTGGGAAGAAAAATCTTAGGTCTTTTTCCTATTTCTCTTACAAAGCTCTTTACTTTTTGGCTTGCGGCACTTAGTGAATAAGGAGCAGGAGCTGTAGGATATATATGCTACTGTGTAGCTGTGCTATAATTTGTTTTAACTTGATTCGTATCGCTTTGTGCAGTTTTCTGTAGCTTTGTTTTGGATGCGTGTTTTCTGGTTAACTGTAGTCTGTAGAAGAGAGATGTGAGGCAAGAGCACCAATGTGAAACCTAAAGGGATAAATGTATGACatctgagagaaaaaaaaaaggatttttgATACACCTAATACTGCTAATAGTGTGCAATTCTCGGTATGATTATTTATCTGTGTGAGTGTGCCAAAAGAGCCCAGGTAAGTTCTTCAGCTGGTTGTTAAGCTGATAGGTGAAAAAATGCATCTCATGGACACTTTATGGAGACATTAGGAATTTACTTTCTCGTTAGATTTCTGATGTTTGTGTATGGGCAGAACTTAACTTGGTTGTTGGTTTTGCAGGTCATGCTGACTGAATTCAGCAGCCTACCGCCCCTGTATCAAGATACACCTAATGCGGCTAAGGAATTAGAAGTAGCAAGTAATGTTCTTGACTGAATTCACCTAATGCTGTTGATTTTGTATTCATCTAGAGTTCATTATGTTGCCTGACATATTGTAAGAGAAAAGCACTAGTTTCCGGATATTTATCGGCCTATTCACTTGCACTTATATTGTTTGTGAACTTTCAGGGGATATATATGAGCATGCTGTTCTTCTTAGTGTGAAGACTGAGGATCAGGATGCATTTGAGAGGGATTTCTTTCAGCTGAAGCATTACTACACAGATGTTCGGTAACTTATCACAGCCCTAAACCTTCTTTATAGTTTCACTCTATTGCAAAAACTGAGGCATCTACAGTATAGGCATCTACTGTGACATTGAGCAGAGGCCAAATTTGTCACAgtgaacacacacacaaaagtaTTTATATATACCCGTCTTTGAGAATACATgagtgtgcgtgtgtgtgtgtctacaTGGCTTTAGATATAATTTCTAAAGTAAAGATAACACATTTTCTGCTGCAGAGCTATTGTTGGTTTTGTCCCTGTATGCAGTTAGAACGCTGTTTATTGTCTATCACTTTCTCAGTCCTTTTAAAATTTAATATTTTGGTTTACATGGTTTTAAAGGAATTTACATTTCTTTTGGACAGTAACCGACTTCCTCCATCCACCCAAGAGTACCCAATCTTAGGCCTCAACCTGTTGAGACTCCTTGTCCAGAATAGAATAGCTGAGTTCCACACAGAACTGGAACTGCTCTCCTCCGCTGCTTTGGAGAACCCTTGCATCAAGCATGCAGTGGAGTTGGAGCAATCCTTTATGGAGGGAGCTTATAATCGGGTGTTGCATGCTCGACAGACAGTGCCACATGAAACTTATGTTTATTTCATGGATCTGCTGGCAAAAACAGTCAGGTAATTATATTCCTTAGATATAGTGGTAATATTGCATGACAAgaaaatgtaattaatattagCAGTTGGCTTTtggtctttgttcttttttccgTTTGTAAGTCTCCGTCAATGCATTTCAGTTTCTATTGTGGATGATGTAAAAAAAGCATTTTTCTATGCATAGCTTAGTTCTTCATATCATATTTTTTCCATCTACTTGTGAAAGTTTTTGTTGGTTGATCTGTTTTGTAACTTGTAGGGACGAGATAGCTGGCTGCAGTGAGAAGGCATATGATTATCTTTCAATTAAGGACGCACAAAAAATGTTGCTGTTCCCTTCTGAGCGTGAACTTTTGGCCTATATCAACGAGGTAATGTCATACGCATGCTTTTAATTATCACTGCAGCATAGAAAGATACTGCCTTTTTAAGACTGTTCTCCCTGAATACAGGATCATCCTGAGTGGGAAGTAAAGAATGGCGGGGTCTATTTCCAGAAGGCCAAGGAGACCGCCCCTTGCAAGGAGATACCTTCTCTGCAGCTTATCAACCAAACTCTCAGTTATGCAAGAGAGTTGGAGCGGATTGTGTAAGGAAAAAGCTGCTGCAGTGGTTATTCACAGCACCCATCGACTGTGCTGATACTGTcgcttcaattttcttttcaattgtaGTAGTATGCAGGATGCAGCCTAAAAATGTGTCAAAACTGTATTTCAATTTGACCACTTTCGTGGCAATCAGCATTTACAGCAGGGATTAATCATACTATTGGTACTTATTGATTCC contains these protein-coding regions:
- the LOC112180841 gene encoding 26S proteasome non-ATPase regulatory subunit 8 homolog A, encoding MDAKLNELTQNFGRFKAALIRNDFDTAANLLSDLKVMLTEFSSLPPLYQDTPNAAKELEVARDIYEHAVLLSVKTEDQDAFERDFFQLKHYYTDVRNRLPPSTQEYPILGLNLLRLLVQNRIAEFHTELELLSSAALENPCIKHAVELEQSFMEGAYNRVLHARQTVPHETYVYFMDLLAKTVRDEIAGCSEKAYDYLSIKDAQKMLLFPSERELLAYINEDHPEWEVKNGGVYFQKAKETAPCKEIPSLQLINQTLSYARELERIV